In one window of Macrotis lagotis isolate mMagLag1 chromosome 5, bilby.v1.9.chrom.fasta, whole genome shotgun sequence DNA:
- the PPP2R5D gene encoding serine/threonine-protein phosphatase 2A 56 kDa regulatory subunit delta isoform, whose product MPYKLKKEKEPPKSTKGTAKPNSGGKDGGGEGPEEAQPQPPPQPQSQPQSQSQSQAPSSNKRPSNSTPPPTQLSKIKYSGGPQIVKKERRQSSSRLNLSKNRELQKLPALKDSPSPEREELFIQKLRQCCVLFDFVADPLSDLKFKEVKRAGLNEMVEYITHSRDVVTEAIYPEAVNMFSVNLFRTLPPSSNPTGAEFDPEEDEPTLEAAWPHLQLVYEFFLRFLESPDFQPNVAKKYIDQKFVLALLDLFDSEDPRERDFLKTILHRIYGKFLGLRAYIRRQINHIFYRFIYETEHHNGIAELLEILGSIINGFALPLKEEHKMFLIRVLLPLHKVKSLSVYHPQLAYCVVQFLEKESSLTEPVIVGLLKFWPKTHSPKEVMFLNELEEILDVIEPSEFSKVMEPLFRQLAKCVSSPHFQVAERALYYWNNEYIMSLISDNAARLLPIMFPALYRNSKSHWNKTIHGLIYNALKLFMEMNQKLFDDCTQQYKAEKQKGRFRLKEREEMWHKIEELARLNPQYPMFRAPPPLPPVYSMETETPTTEDIQLLKRTVETEAVQMLKDIKKEKVLLRRKSELPQDVYTIKALEAHKRAEEFLTASQEAL is encoded by the exons ATGCCCTATAAACTGAAGAAGGAGAAG GAACCTCCCAAGTCGACTAAAGGGACTGCCAAGCCTAACAGTGGGGGAAAAGATGGTGGTGGAGAAGGCCCTGAGGAG GCCCAGCCTCAGCCTCCACCTCAGCCACAGTCACAGCCACAGTCACAGTCACAGTCTCAGGCACCATCATCCAATAAGCGCCCAAGCAACAGCACGCCACCCCCTACACAACTCAGCAAAATCAAGTATTCAGGGGGGCCCCAGATTGTCAAGAAGGAGAGGCGGCAGAGCTCTTCCCGACTAAACCTCAGCAAGAACCGTGAACTGCAGAAGCTCCCTGCCTTGAAAG ACTccccatctccagagagagaggaACTCTTCATCCAGAAGTTACGTCAGTGTTGTGTGCTCTTTGACTTTGTGGCTGACCCCCTGAGTGACCTCAAGTTCAAGGAAGTGAAGCGGGCAGGACTCAATGAAATGGTAGAATACATCACGCACAGCAGAGACGTGGTCACCGAAGCTATTTACCCAGAGGCTGTTAACATG TTTTCAGTGAATTTGTTTCGGACACTGCCACCATCATCCAACCCCACCGGGGCTGAATTTGATCCTGAAGAAGATGAGCCCACGCTGGAGGCTGCCTGGCCCCATCTCCAG CTGGTCTATGAATTTTTCTTACGTTTCCTGGAGTCTCCTGATTTTCAGCCAAATGTGGCCAAGAAGTACATTGATCAGAAGTTTGTCCTTGCT ctcCTGGACCTGTTTGACAGTGAGGACCCTCGGGAGAGGGACTTCCTCAAGACCATCCTGCATCGCATCTATGGCAAGTTCCTGGGTCTTCGAGCTTATATACGCAGGCAGATCAACCACATTTTCTACAG GTTTATTTATGAGACAGAACATCACAATGGAATTGCTGAGCTGCTTGAAATTTTGGGAAG caTCATTAATGGCTTTGCCCTGCCCCTCAAGGAGGAGCACAAGATGTTCCTCATCCGCGTCCTGCTCCCCCTACATAAGGTCAAGTCTCTGAGTGTCTACCACCCTCAG TTGGCGTACTGTGTGGTGCAGTTCTTGGAGAAGGAGAGCAGCTTAACTGAACCG GTGATTGTGGGGCTCCTAAAGTTCTGGCCTAAGACCCACAGCCCCAAGGAAGTGATGTTTCTGAATGAACTGGAGGAGATCCTGGATGTCATTGAGCCCTCCGAGTTCAGCAAAGTTATGGAACCGCTCTTCCGCCAGCTTGCCAAATGTGTTTCCAGTCCCCACTTCCAG GTCGCAGAGCGTGCCCTCTATTACTGGAACAACGAGTACATCATGAGCCTGATTAGTGACAATGCTGCACGCCTCCTGCCCATCATGTTCCCTGCACTCTACAGGAACTCTAAGAGCCACTGGAACAA GACTATCCATGGGTTGATCTACAATGCCTTGAAGCTCTTCATGGAAATGAACCAGAAGCTGTTTGATGACTGCACACAGCAGTACAAGGCCGAGAAGCAAAA GGGCCGATTTCGActcaaggaaagagaagagatgtGGCATAAGATTGAGGAACTTGCCCGGCTCAACCCCCAG TACCCCATGTTCCGAGcacctcccccactcccccctgTATATTCAATGGAAACGGAGACTCCTACAACTGAGGACATCCAACTCCTGAAGAGAACAGTGGAGACAGAAGCGGTGCAG ATGCTGAAggatatcaaaaaggaaaaggtgCTGCTTCGGAGGAAGTCAGAATTGCCCCAGGATGTATATACCATCAAAGCCCTGGAGGCTCACAAGAGGGCTGAGGAGTTCTTGACAGCCAGCCAGGAGGCACTCTGA